The Celeribacter baekdonensis genomic interval CGCATAATCAGCAGAAAAGTCAAAACGGGTGCCCCAAGAACAATTGCCGCAGCAATCAGGGCAATTCCGTTCATTGTCATAGATGCTTGTTTTGCGGTTCCCATCAGAGTTTGGCTCGCATCCGAGATGCCAATGATGGAGTCTTTAGAAATGCTCATGACCATGTCGCTGATCCGTAACAGATCAGATGACACAGAGTCGGTTGCGACTTGACCCAAACCGCGTGCCTGCAGAGCTTCGATCCGCGTGGCTAAGAGGCCGCTTTCGGGATTGGTGGCTTCAAGGAGCAAGGCCACCTTTTCTGCAAGGTCTGGAGGGAGATCTTGTAAAGTGTCGCGGATGTGTGGTGCTTCGCTATCGATTTCGAATTGTAGGGCGTGGATATAGCCCGCGTTGATGGAGGCCGCGCCTTGCAGCGCTTTGATCAAGATGGATTTGAGCGAGGTGTCGAGGCGCGCGAGATCAGTGATGTTCTTTACGTCAGTGTTGAGAAGATCTGTCACGACTTTGGCATTTTGCGCGAGTGTATTTGTGCTTTCGGCATCTAGATCAGCAAGGACGCTTTCCACAGCTTGGGATGTGACTTCGTTGAGGGTCTCCTGAGAGGTACGCAAAAGATGGGCGCGTACTTTCATGTCGAAAGGCGACAAAGTTATGAACTCGGCCTGAAAAGCGGAGGCTTCGCGAATGGAGGGCACAAATTCAGCAGAAGAGGTGTTGTTTTCCATGTCCACGAGCAGGGCATCAATCTGTGCCTGTGCCTCGCTGGCCATCGCCTGAAGGTCTGAACGTGTCCCTAAATCGTTGGTTTCAAGAAGTGCCTGAGTTGCCCCAACAGTGAGATTTAATTCTGACTTGAGCAGCAATGTGAGTCTCAGAGCATCAACTTCGCGCTTGAGGAGGTGTTTGAGGCTCTGGTTAGATTTCGAACTGGCATTGTTCCCGGCCAGCAGCAGCGCGAAGGAGGCGCGGTCGATCCGGCCCTGTAGGGTTTCGCTCAATTCACGCGATTGTTGATTGAGTGTTGAGAGCGCTTTCATGTTGCGACTTTGGGCCGACAACTCCGCACTGCGGGCGGCCATCAACGCGTCAATATCGGCAGTGAGTGACGCCATTTCAGTTTCAATATTTGCGTATTGATCAAGATCCAAATCTTGGATTTGAGCCAGAAGACGTGACCGTGTTTCGCGCACGGTGTCTGAGTTGGAATCGATGGCGAGGTGCGAATTCGTTGTCAGCAATGTGTTGATCGCATCTTTGAGGCTAGATACGGAATTGGCGATACCAGAGGCAGTTTCAAGCGGTGGAATAGACTCTGCAACGAGTGTATCAACCTCGTCGTTGATGGTTGAAATGAGCGACCCAGACACGAGGATCGCAGCGGCCGTTGTGCCCGCCAATGCGAGCATGATCACCAAAATCTTGGCTGCCACTGATCCAAGGAGAGTCCTGATTTTCGTCTTCATACTGCGCTCCGTTCCGTCATTTCGGGCCCGAACTGATGCCTTTTCAGAAAAGGGTCCCGTGTCAATCGACCGTAAGGTTGCAGCAAGGTGCTAATATTCAGTTGATCTGAGCAGCATCCATAAATTTGTATATATTTGATGCTGTGCGATGAGCGAGATCGTGCCCCGCCCAATGACGGAATCACACGGCCAATGTGAGATCTGGGCAATGAAAGCGAGCGGGCAAACCTTTATCTTTCGCGCATCATTGTGACAGTTCTTTGAACAAACGCCCAAAAATTAGTCAAACATGCCGGATTTGATCCGAGAGCAATTGTGCATTTGTATACAGGCTTGTGTGCGCGATTTCCCAGAACACAGACTATTCCTGCGCGCCACTGCCGAGGGATATCCCGTCATCTGAGGCGCGCGAGGGGACATGCGGTGGCGACGAACTTGCCGGTAGCCACCACCGCATTCACAGCAACAGAATAACGCTGCAAAGGGGAATGTAGGCGTTTTGTCCAAAAATTCAATCAATTGAATGGACGCCTTTTAAAGGCAGACGTCGCAGTCCTTGCGGCTTCCAACAAGGGAACATGGAAGTGAAAACCAAACTTAAAGCCACTCTGGCGACCGCTCTTTTCGCAAGCACCGCGATGGCCACTGCGGCCTTTGCAGAGTGCCCGGTCAAAGTCGGCGTGTTGCACTCGCTTTCGGGGACGATGGCGATTTCTGAAACCACGCTCAAAGACACAATGTTGATGCTGATCGACGAACAAAACGCCAAAGGTGGTGTTCTGGGCTGTCAAATCGAAGCCGTCGTCGTCGATCCGGCCTCGGATTGGCCGCTCTTTGCCGAAAAAGCGCGCGAGCTTTTGACCGTGCACAATGTTGATGTGATGTTCGGCAACTGGACCTCGGTGTCGCGCAAATCGGTTCTGCCGGTGATCGAAGAGCTCAACGGCCTTCTGTTCTACCCGGTGCAATATGAGGGCGAAGAGAGCTCCAAAAACGTGTTCTACACAGGCGCTGCGCCGAACCAACAGGCGATCCCGGCGACAGACTATTTCCTAGACGAACTGGGTGTCGAGAAATTCGCGCTCTTGGGCACCGACTATGTCTACCCGCGCACCACGAACAACATCCTTGAGTCCTATCTCAAATCCAAAGGCATTGCAGCCGAAGACATCTTTGTGAACTACACGCCGTTTGGTCACTCCGATTGGTCGAAAATCGTCTCTGACGTTGTGGCGCTGGGCGCAGATGGCAAAAAAGTCGGCGTGATTTCGACCATCAACGGCGATGCCAACATCGGCTTCTACAAAGAACTCGCCGCGGCTGGCATTTCCGCAGATGACATCCCGGTTGTGGCCTTCTCGGTTGGTGAAGAAGAGCTCTCCGGTCTCGACACCTCCAACCTCGTCGGTCACTTGGCTGCCTGGAACTATTTCATGTCCGCCGACACCCCAGAAAATGCCGCCTTTATTGAGGCTTGGCATAAATTTATCGGCGATGACAAACGTGTCACCAATGACCCGATGGAAGCGCACTATATTGGGTTCAACATGTGGGTGAATGCCGTTGAAGCCGCTGGCACCACCGATGTCGACGCGGTGACTATGGCGATGTACGGCCAAGAGTTCCCGAATCTCACCGGCGGTACTGCTGTGATGAACGTCAATCACCACCTCTCGAAACCAGTCTTGATCGGTGAAATTCAGGCCGATGGTCAGTTCGACATCATCTCTCAAACCGCTGAGGTGCCGGGTGATGCATGGACCGATTTCTTGCCGGAATCTGCGGTGTTGATGTCGGATTGGAAAGACCTCGGCTGTGGCATGTACAACACCGAAACCAAGACCTGCGTTCAGTTGAAATCCAACTACTAAACATTTTGGGTTTGAGTTGAGACATGACTTAAATCCGAAACCTGTGAAACCCAACTGAGGCCGTGGGCGTTTCGGGACATCTCGATGACTTACTAGATCCCGAAACGCTTTCAGCCGCGATTTGACACATGAAGGGCGGTGCTCCTGCCGCCCTTCGTTTCCAGCCAAAAGAGATAGCTCATGATCCGCCGAATTCTCGCGGCTTGTCTGGTGTTTCTGACCCTTGCGCTCACCGCGCAGGCTCAGGACCGGACGATCCAAGACGTGCTGCAAGAGCACGCTGAGGCCATCGTAAAATCCTCGCGCACAACCATTGGACCGGCGATTGAGGCCGTGGCCAATTCCGGCCTGCCTTCGGCGCAAACCGTTTTGCAAAAATGGCAGAACAAGGACATGTGGCAGTGGTCAGAAAATGGTTTTTTCTACGCGGCAACTGTCGCAGGCGCTGAGGTCACGTTGACGGATTTCGACACCGGCGAGACCGTTGCAACCGTGGCAAAAGGTGACGTGAGCCAGCTCAAACCAAACTCAGGTATTCGGGCGATGATCGGTGCGGCTTTGGTGCAATTCCAACTCAACGATCCCAATCCTGACCGCCGCCGCGAGGCCCTTTTGGCGATTCAGCGCGATGGCGAAGCCTCACACCTCGCCCCTCTGCGCGCCTCAATTGAAAATGAGAACATCCCAGAGATCAAAGCGCTCAAAGAGGTCACAGAGCGGCTTTTGACCATTTCTTTCGACAAAGACGATGCCAAACGGATCACGGCGATCGAGGGCCTTGGCTCCTCCCTCTCGCTCGATGCCCGCGCCGCGCTCAACCCGGTTCTCAGCGCCAAATTGGTTTATGCCGAGGACTTGCCAGAGACGGCAAACATCAAACGTGAGATCAAGCCGGGCTCAGAGGCGCTGTCTGTATCGGATGCCTTTGCTCTGATGGTCTCTGCCGGGGTCGCAATCGCGCAACCCACGATTTCTGAACGTAAATCAGCCCTCGTAGAGCACATGGACAATGGCAAAGTCGGCGGCGTTCCTGTCTCCGATTTGACCAGTCAAGATGCCCGTGACCACGCCTATCAAGCCCTTGCGTCCGAGGGCCTCGTCCCGGCTTTTGACCCCGCATTTTCCATGGAGGCCGCCGTTAAAGGTGTGCGCTTTGCCGAGGTCTATGACGAACCTTCCGCTGCCGTTACCGAGGCCGCGCAAAAGACCCTTCACAGCATCAACCGCGCCGTTGGGATCAACCAATTCCTCGATCTGTCGCTTGACGGTCTGTCGCTTGCCTCGATCTACTTTCTCGCCGCCATTGGTCTTGCCATCACCTTTGGTGTCATGGGCGTGATCAACATGGCGCATGGCGAATTCATCATGATGGGCGCCTACACCGGCTATGTGGTGCAACAGATCATCCCGGATTACACCGTCTCGATCCTCGTTGCGATCCCAATGGCCTTTGCCGTCACATTCGCCGCCGGGGTGGCGATGGAGCGGCTAATCATCCGTTGGCTTTACAACCGTCCGCTTGAAACGCTGCTTGCGACCTTCGGCGTCTCCATCGCCCTGCAACAAATCGCCAAGAACATTTTTGGCACCCAAGCCCGCCCGCTCACCTCACCCGGTTGGCTCGATGGCGCGTTGGTGATCAACGATGTGTTGGCGATCTCTTACATTCGCATCGCGATTTTTGTCCTCGCGCTGATTTTCCTCGGCATTTTCCTCTTTATCATGAAGAAAACCCGCCTTGGCCTTGAGACCCGCGCGGTCACTCAAAATCCGCGTATGGCGGCCTCGATGGGCATCAACCCGGATCGGGTGAATATGCTCACCTTTGGGCTTGGCTCCGGCATCGCCGGTGTCGCAGGCGTGGCCATCGGGCTTTATGCCAAAGTGACCTCGGAGATGGGCACGGATTATATTGTGCAAAGCTTCATGACCGTAGTTGTTGGCGGTGTCGGCAATATCTGGGGCACGCTTTTGGGCGCTTTGGGCATCGGCTTCCTGCAAAAGGGCATCGAATGGTTCAACCCGTCCAACACGTTGGCGGCCCAGACCTACATGATCATCTTCATCATCATTTTCATTCAGTTCCGACCCAAGGGCATCATCGCCCTCAAGGGCCGCGCGGCGGGGGATTAACCCATGGATTTCTTGAAAAAATACCCTTCGCTTCCGGCCTTTATCGCCACTTTGCTGATCTTCACTCTTGCGGTCACGTTCCTGTCCGAGGCCTATGGCACGGGGGCGATGTCGACCTCTTTCGTCAAAACGCTGGGCAAGACACTCTGCCTTGCCTTGGTTGCGATTTCGATGGATTTGGTCTGGGGCTACACGGGTATTCTGTCGCTCGGCCATTTCGCGTTTTTCGGCCTTGGCGGCTATATGATCGGCATGTGGCTGATGTTCGCGCGCACGAAACTCATCGTGGTCGAAAGCATGGCCGCCGCAGACATTCCCGCCACGGCGATGGAGATCAAAGACGCCGTTGGCACGCAAATCTTTGGCGTTGTTGGTTCGTCCGATTTCCCGCTGGTCTGGATGTTCGCCCATAGTTTCTGGGCCCAGATCGCATTGGTTGTTTTGGTTCCGGGCGTTTTGGCGCTGGTCTTTGGCTGGCTTGCGTTCCGCTCGCGCGTCACGGGCGTCTACCTGTCGATCCTGACCCAGGCGATGACCCTCGCCCTCTCGCTCTATCTGTTCCAAAACGACAGCGGCTTGCGCGGGAACAACGGGCTTTCGGGCCTGCAAAACCTGCCCGGACTGGATGCGGTCTCCCAAGATGCGGTGTCGATCTGGTTCTTTTGGGCCTCCGCCTTTGCGCTTTTGGTCACCTACCTCATCGCCAATTTCGTCGTCTCCGGCAAATTCGGCTCGGTCATTCGCGGCATTCGCGATGATGAGGCGCGCGTGCGGTTTTTGGGCTATTCCGTAGAGGGGTTTAAACTCTTCGTCTTTGTCCTCACCGCGGTCATCGCGGGCATCGGTGGGGCGCTCTATTATCCGCAAGCCGGGATCATCAACCCGGCTGAAATCGCTCCCATCGCTTCGATCTATCTCGCGGTTTGGGTCGCCATCGGTGGTCGGGGGCGGATCTACGGCGCAGTGATCGGTGCGGGCGTGGTCTCGCTGGTCTCGACCTATTTCACCGGTGGCCAAGCCCCCAACATCAACCTCGGATTTTACACGATCAAATGGGTCGATTGGTGGCAGGTGCTCTTGGGCCTCTCCTTTGTTCTCGTCACATTGTTCGCGCCCAAAGGCATCGGTGGTTTGTTTGATCTGATCTCCGGGCGCTTGTCCCCCAACCGCAAAGGCGCGCCGCTTGGCCCTGACCAAGGCAGCTTGCGCGAAGAGGAGGCCGAGAAATGAGCCAGCTTTTAGAAGTGTCGGGCGTCTCCGTGTCTTTTGACGGGTTCAAAGCCATCAACAACCTGTCCTTCTCCATTGGTCCGGCCGAAATGCGCGCCATCATTGGGCCGAACGGGGCGGGCAAGACCACATTTATGGACATCGTGACAGGCAAAACCAAACCCGACGAAGGCTCTGTGCTTTGGGGCGATATGTCGAAAAACCTGATCGGCATGAATGAGGCCAAAATTGCCCGCATCGGCATAGGCCGTAAATTCCAACGCCCCACCGTGTTCGAAGATCAAACTGTGTTTGAAAACCTCCTCATGGCGGTCAAAAATGACCGCTCTCCGTGGTCCGTGTTGTTCTTCAAGCCTAAATTCAAGGATCTTGCCAAGGTTGAAGAGCTCGCCTCCGAAATCGGTCTGTCTGATCAGCTTGAGCGCAAATCCGGCGAGCTGTCTCACGGTCAAAAGCAATGGTTGGAGATTGGTATGCTCTTGGCCCAAGACCCGCAGCTTTTGCTGGTCGATGAACCCGCCGCAGGGATGACTTTGGGCGAGCGTGAACACACGACCGACATCCTCAAAGAGGCGGCGAAAACGCGTGCTGTCGTGGTGGTCGAACATGACATGGATTTCGTGCGTCGGCTTGAATGCAAAGTCACGGTTTTGCACGAAGGATCGGTTTTGGCCGAAGGCTCGCTGGATCATGTGACGCAAAATAAAGACGTCATAGACGTCTATCTTGGCCGCTAAAGGAGAGACGACCATGCTCGATGTGAAAAACCTCTCACTGCACTATGGCGGTTCTCAGATCCTCTATGATGTGGATATTTCTGCGCGTGCGGGCGAAGTCACCTGTGTCATGGGCACCAACGGCGTTGGCAAAACCTCTCTGTTGAAGGGCATCTGTGGCACTCATCCGCGTTCGGGCGGCACGATGACGCTTGATGGTGAAGATGTGGGCCGGGCACCGGCGCATGAACTGGCCAAAAAAGGCCTTGCCGTGGTGCCGCAAGGCCGGATGATCTTTCCGCTTTTGACGGTGAAGGAAAATTTGGAATCTGGCTTCACCTGCCTGCCAAAATCAGAACATTTTATTCCTGATGAGGTGTTCGAACTTTTCCCCATTCTCAAAGACTTCATGCACCGTCGCGGCGGCGATCTTTCAGGCGGGCAACAACAACAATTGGCCATTGCCCGCGCCCTGATCATCAAGCCGAAACTGTTGCTTTTGGATGAGCCGACCGAGGGCATTCAGCCCAATATCATCCAACAAATCGGCCGGGTCATTGCGCTTTTGCGTGACCGAGGCGACATGGCAATTGTCTTGGTCGAACAGTATTTTGAATTTGCCTACGACCTTGCGGATCAACTTGTGTTCATGGAACGCGGTCGCGTGACCTCTCGCCACTCAAAATCCGAAATTTCCAAAGAAGAGGCCGCAAAAACCTTCCGTATCGCCTGAGTTTTCCCACGCCTATCAAGGACTTCTGACTCTGCGGTGCAGCATTCATGCGGCACTGCAAAATCCGACTATTTGATAAAAAGCCGTTGCCGAAACCGGTTTCGGAGGCCCAGTGTGGGGCCGAGGAGGCGAATCAGGTGAGCTCAGACGTCAAATTAGATCGACGCTCCCGCGACAATGGGCGGGTGACGATCAGTGATCTTTCACAGGCACTGAGTCTGACGAAAGGCACCGTCTCCCGTGCCCTCAACGGCTATCCTGACATCGCCGAAACCACGCGTGTGCGCGTCATTCGCGCCGCAAATGCGATGGGATACCGCCCGCTCAGTCATGCCCAAGCCATCAAAACCGGACGCAGTTGTTCTTTGGGCCTGGTGATCCAATTGTCCGAACATGATGCGCACCGGCCCTTTTTGGCGGAGTTTTTGGCCGGATTGACCCAAGCCGCGTCAAAAGCGGGCTGGACCCTGACGGTTGCGACGGCGGAAAATGACGCCGACACGCTGCGGATTATGCGCGATCTGGTTGTGCATCAAAAAGCCGATGGGTTTATCTTGCCGCGCGTGCTTTGGGATGACCCGCGTATCGCAAGCCTCACACGCGAAAATACGCCCTTTATTTGTTATGGGCGGCCAAAAGATTCACGCGAAATGTCCTATTTTGATGTCGAGGGTGAGGTCGCGATGGCCGAAGCGGTCAGCTATCTTGCTGGCCTCGGCCATCGGCGCATCGCCTATATCGGCAGTGCCGAATACTATGCCTTTTCGCATATGCGCCGTGACGGATACAAAGCGGGCATTGATGCGATGGGGTTGGGGTTTGATCCCGATCTGATGCAAGAGGGCGCGCTGTCCCCGGAGCAGGCAAGCGTTGCCACACGCCGCCTTTTGGCGCTCGGCACCCCGCCCACCGCCATCATTTGTGCCACGGATAGTTTGGCGCGCGGGGTCTATGATGTTGCCAATGAACTGGGCTTGGCCATTGGCGCGGATCTGTCGGTCGTCGGTTACGATGGCTCGCCCGAAGCCTCCGCCATGTGGCCCAGATTGGCCAGTTTCGCCGTTGATACCCGCAAAGCTGGGGCGACTTTGGGCGAAATGTTCATCGCGCGTATCCGCGATCCCAATGCGCCTGTTGCCCAACACTTGATCCGGGCCGAATTTCGCCCCGGCGGCTCCACAGGACATCCAAAACTGACGCCAGAGCAACTGGTGCACGCATTGGCCCAACGACGGGCCACACAAAACATCTGACGCAACTCATCTAGGGAGAGAGACATGCGACTTACCAAACTGACACTTATGACAACGGCGGCCACCGCCTTGGCATTGTCCAGCCTCGGCGCATCCGCCGATACGCTGCGGTTTTGGACCACCGAAGAACAGCCCGAGCGTTTGGCCCGGCAAGAGGCGATGGCCGCAGATTTTGAGGCCAAAACCGGCCACACGGTCGAGGTGATCCCGGTCACCGAATC includes:
- the urtC gene encoding urea ABC transporter permease subunit UrtC → MDFLKKYPSLPAFIATLLIFTLAVTFLSEAYGTGAMSTSFVKTLGKTLCLALVAISMDLVWGYTGILSLGHFAFFGLGGYMIGMWLMFARTKLIVVESMAAADIPATAMEIKDAVGTQIFGVVGSSDFPLVWMFAHSFWAQIALVVLVPGVLALVFGWLAFRSRVTGVYLSILTQAMTLALSLYLFQNDSGLRGNNGLSGLQNLPGLDAVSQDAVSIWFFWASAFALLVTYLIANFVVSGKFGSVIRGIRDDEARVRFLGYSVEGFKLFVFVLTAVIAGIGGALYYPQAGIINPAEIAPIASIYLAVWVAIGGRGRIYGAVIGAGVVSLVSTYFTGGQAPNINLGFYTIKWVDWWQVLLGLSFVLVTLFAPKGIGGLFDLISGRLSPNRKGAPLGPDQGSLREEEAEK
- a CDS encoding LacI family DNA-binding transcriptional regulator, with translation MSSDVKLDRRSRDNGRVTISDLSQALSLTKGTVSRALNGYPDIAETTRVRVIRAANAMGYRPLSHAQAIKTGRSCSLGLVIQLSEHDAHRPFLAEFLAGLTQAASKAGWTLTVATAENDADTLRIMRDLVVHQKADGFILPRVLWDDPRIASLTRENTPFICYGRPKDSREMSYFDVEGEVAMAEAVSYLAGLGHRRIAYIGSAEYYAFSHMRRDGYKAGIDAMGLGFDPDLMQEGALSPEQASVATRRLLALGTPPTAIICATDSLARGVYDVANELGLAIGADLSVVGYDGSPEASAMWPRLASFAVDTRKAGATLGEMFIARIRDPNAPVAQHLIRAEFRPGGSTGHPKLTPEQLVHALAQRRATQNI
- the urtD gene encoding urea ABC transporter ATP-binding protein UrtD; this translates as MSQLLEVSGVSVSFDGFKAINNLSFSIGPAEMRAIIGPNGAGKTTFMDIVTGKTKPDEGSVLWGDMSKNLIGMNEAKIARIGIGRKFQRPTVFEDQTVFENLLMAVKNDRSPWSVLFFKPKFKDLAKVEELASEIGLSDQLERKSGELSHGQKQWLEIGMLLAQDPQLLLVDEPAAGMTLGEREHTTDILKEAAKTRAVVVVEHDMDFVRRLECKVTVLHEGSVLAEGSLDHVTQNKDVIDVYLGR
- the urtB gene encoding urea ABC transporter permease subunit UrtB, which encodes MIRRILAACLVFLTLALTAQAQDRTIQDVLQEHAEAIVKSSRTTIGPAIEAVANSGLPSAQTVLQKWQNKDMWQWSENGFFYAATVAGAEVTLTDFDTGETVATVAKGDVSQLKPNSGIRAMIGAALVQFQLNDPNPDRRREALLAIQRDGEASHLAPLRASIENENIPEIKALKEVTERLLTISFDKDDAKRITAIEGLGSSLSLDARAALNPVLSAKLVYAEDLPETANIKREIKPGSEALSVSDAFALMVSAGVAIAQPTISERKSALVEHMDNGKVGGVPVSDLTSQDARDHAYQALASEGLVPAFDPAFSMEAAVKGVRFAEVYDEPSAAVTEAAQKTLHSINRAVGINQFLDLSLDGLSLASIYFLAAIGLAITFGVMGVINMAHGEFIMMGAYTGYVVQQIIPDYTVSILVAIPMAFAVTFAAGVAMERLIIRWLYNRPLETLLATFGVSIALQQIAKNIFGTQARPLTSPGWLDGALVINDVLAISYIRIAIFVLALIFLGIFLFIMKKTRLGLETRAVTQNPRMAASMGINPDRVNMLTFGLGSGIAGVAGVAIGLYAKVTSEMGTDYIVQSFMTVVVGGVGNIWGTLLGALGIGFLQKGIEWFNPSNTLAAQTYMIIFIIIFIQFRPKGIIALKGRAAGD
- the urtA gene encoding urea ABC transporter substrate-binding protein; this encodes MEVKTKLKATLATALFASTAMATAAFAECPVKVGVLHSLSGTMAISETTLKDTMLMLIDEQNAKGGVLGCQIEAVVVDPASDWPLFAEKARELLTVHNVDVMFGNWTSVSRKSVLPVIEELNGLLFYPVQYEGEESSKNVFYTGAAPNQQAIPATDYFLDELGVEKFALLGTDYVYPRTTNNILESYLKSKGIAAEDIFVNYTPFGHSDWSKIVSDVVALGADGKKVGVISTINGDANIGFYKELAAAGISADDIPVVAFSVGEEELSGLDTSNLVGHLAAWNYFMSADTPENAAFIEAWHKFIGDDKRVTNDPMEAHYIGFNMWVNAVEAAGTTDVDAVTMAMYGQEFPNLTGGTAVMNVNHHLSKPVLIGEIQADGQFDIISQTAEVPGDAWTDFLPESAVLMSDWKDLGCGMYNTETKTCVQLKSNY
- the urtE gene encoding urea ABC transporter ATP-binding subunit UrtE, with translation MLDVKNLSLHYGGSQILYDVDISARAGEVTCVMGTNGVGKTSLLKGICGTHPRSGGTMTLDGEDVGRAPAHELAKKGLAVVPQGRMIFPLLTVKENLESGFTCLPKSEHFIPDEVFELFPILKDFMHRRGGDLSGGQQQQLAIARALIIKPKLLLLDEPTEGIQPNIIQQIGRVIALLRDRGDMAIVLVEQYFEFAYDLADQLVFMERGRVTSRHSKSEISKEEAAKTFRIA
- a CDS encoding methyl-accepting chemotaxis protein, which gives rise to MKTKIRTLLGSVAAKILVIMLALAGTTAAAILVSGSLISTINDEVDTLVAESIPPLETASGIANSVSSLKDAINTLLTTNSHLAIDSNSDTVRETRSRLLAQIQDLDLDQYANIETEMASLTADIDALMAARSAELSAQSRNMKALSTLNQQSRELSETLQGRIDRASFALLLAGNNASSKSNQSLKHLLKREVDALRLTLLLKSELNLTVGATQALLETNDLGTRSDLQAMASEAQAQIDALLVDMENNTSSAEFVPSIREASAFQAEFITLSPFDMKVRAHLLRTSQETLNEVTSQAVESVLADLDAESTNTLAQNAKVVTDLLNTDVKNITDLARLDTSLKSILIKALQGAASINAGYIHALQFEIDSEAPHIRDTLQDLPPDLAEKVALLLEATNPESGLLATRIEALQARGLGQVATDSVSSDLLRISDMVMSISKDSIIGISDASQTLMGTAKQASMTMNGIALIAAAIVLGAPVLTFLLIMRPLSAVTASTERLAIGDMTEIKRVGGQYGEIARLFSALTVFRNNLVEKDRMENEAAENARRATQAQEEAAREKTEREAAELERQKQQETRDRERELATEQERRALEEAAEAERKARHAEQSAVVEALAEGLRRLSQGDVRQTIDQQFPASYEQLRMDYNAAVSSLRSVVERLSETAQTIHSNSGEISNAADDLSRRTERAASTLGETASALTQLTAAVKSAADGAALANKTVGGAKMNAQSASSVVKEAISAMDAISDSSGKISKIISVIDDIAFQTNLLALNAGVEAARAGEAGRGFAVVASEVRALAQRSSEAAREINNLISESGQEVGRGVSLVDQTGEALRSIVHDVSEIATHMSEIATSAEEQSAGISEINTAVANLDQTTQQNAAMFEETTAASFSLANEAATLSEIVSQFVLKEDDSRPSTTAASSPKGDDDFSLAS